The following are encoded together in the Syngnathus scovelli strain Florida chromosome 12, RoL_Ssco_1.2, whole genome shotgun sequence genome:
- the LOC125978821 gene encoding exportin-5 — protein sequence MDEHIAAMCEQLIKAVNVTMDAESSQIYRLEALKFFEEFKEKSQLCVPCALRLADKAQPAVIRHFGLQVFEHVIKFRWNDMQQPEKIQVKDCTMQLLSNGTHSILAEETYIKDVLSRVVVEMIKREWPQNWPNMLKEMETLSSEGEAQTELVMLILLRLAEDVITFQTLPNQRRRDIQQTLSRNMDSIFSFLMSILHQNIEEYQKMKGSPQHEMKARAHCKVAVATLNTLAGYIDWVPLVYITSGNCRLLESLCLLLSEPDLQLEAAECLLIAISRKGKLEERKPFMLLFDDVAINYMLSAAQSADCSASSETQPIEMMERHYVFLKRLCQVLCALGTQLISLVGSDVKVNVPVNLSKYLEALLAFTTHSSLFLKSSTMATWTSMFKHETLSQQPVVVEVALKFLRTAISNLLKMGFPTRNDHPSCQYSRVDFDSDEDFRYFFSLFRAQLGENVRSASRLVPLEAFQMAATSLQYQLGNAAPLVDGRCSLFSTPLLEWDAVTVFVECVLSQMFHSLAEEKLPVDGGVELLQAVLSYNSQDPLIMSCVISNMSALFPFVKHRLQFLPRVLCKLFEVLTFEAVQENQEVKAPRTRGVNNVRRHSSCAIIKICRDFPQLILSYFDMFYNHVKTLFSNDARLTVLQKYALVESLVLISNEFKDFEKQKALLDELLASMMADWTSNATKLVLSSPAMFLSFVGADQAASEQHQEEDPVGTNRGRLGFCLSCMLAVVKRSRCPADPEAAKAAGFLVGHSPSGSPIYRNPCAPQFLAFLPNLLALIKTLNSLFAPENRAHLSENFTKVFDLTEGEKNVVLGLSQSVLDSYDTPAFKTNLERMQFFLTQLYDNCFQILGNAGVSLQQEFFDVDRLAEEISASVFFSLDHVPDYRLRPIIRFFLKQMVVSCPAKYNDSLLCPLLGPLFNYVLQRLNVKWQVILQRASVNGEEEEEVVVSQESQVTEEMLEEQLVRLLTRDILDFITACCISRKYPETAVKQEEIEEEDMMMDAPQASSTAAVTNELTELGKSLMKDENIYMTLLSFSFTSLSWRDATYCHRTASIICWTLLRPVVGCNLLPEAVSWFFVSVLKGLQMHGQHEVCYASLSLLAMQLYESLRGRYTDLRTVMTQIPNINIESLDMYDRGLLEPTAQKLSEKKRKEKFKKLIAGTVGKALCQQFRKEVHIRNLPSLYKKAKPDRDLLCSDETTGLTALFSQRE from the exons ATGGATGAGCATATAGCTGCCATGTGTGAACAGCTTATTAAGGCTGTGAACGTGACCATGGATGCGGAATCGAGTCAAATATACCGTCTGGAGGCCCTTAAG TTTTTCGAGGAGTTTAAAGAGAAAAGTCAACTGTGCGTCCCATGCGCCTTACGGCTAGCCGATAAAGCCCAGCCTGCTGTAATCAGGCATTTTGGGTTGCAAGTTTTTGAACATGTCATCAA GTTCCGATGGAACGATATGCAACAACCAGAGAAAATCCAGGTCAAAGACTGCACCATGCAACTGTTGTCGAAC GGTACACATTCGATCCTGGCGGAGGAAACCTACATCAAGGATGTTCTCTCTCGTGTGGTGGTGGAAATGATCAAGAGGGAATGGCCGCAAAATTGGCCGAATATGCTTAAGGAGATGGAAACTCTTTCGAGCGAAGGG GAGGCCCAGACGGAGTTGGTGATGCTGATCCTGCTGAGGCTGGCGGAGGATGTGATCACCTTCCAGACGCTGCCTAACCAGCGCCGCCGAGACATCCAGCAGACGCTCTCGCGAAACATGGACAGCATCTTCAGCTTCCTCATGAGCATTCTACACCAAAACATCGAAGAGTACCAAAAAATG aaagggtCTCCACAACATGAAATGAAG GCCAGGGCTCACTGCAAAGTGGCCGTGGCCACCCTGAACACGCTGGCCGGCTACATCGACTGGGTGCCCCTGGTATACATCACATCGGGCAATTGTCGTCTGCTGGAGAGCTTATGTCTGCTGCTGAGCGAGCCGGACCTTCAGCTGGAAGCGGCCGAGTGCCTCCTGATCGCCATCAGCCGCAAG GGCAAGCTGGAGGAAAGGAAACCGTTTATGCTGCTCTTTGATGACGTCGCCATCAATTATATGCTTTCTGCAGCCCA GTCAGCAGATTGCTCAGCCTCCTCTGAAACGCA ACCAATTGAGATGATGGAGCGGCACTACGTGTTCCTCAAGAGGCTGTGTCAGGTGCTGTGTGCACTGGGAACCCAGCTCATCTCACTGGTG GGTTCTGATGTCAAAGTGAACGTTCCTGTAAACCTCAGCAAGTACTTGGAAGCCTTGTTGGCTTTCACGACACATTCCAGCTTG TTTCTGAAGTCGTCCACGATGGCGACCTGGACGTCCATGTTCAAACACGAGACGCTCTCCCAGCAGCCCGTCGTTGTGGAAGTGGCCCTCAAGTTCCTCAGGACGGCCATAAGCAACCTCCTCAAG ATGGGTTTCCCTACCAGGAACGACCACCCGAGTTGTCAGTATTCACGTGTGGACTTTGACAGCGATGAAGATTTCAGATATTTCTTTAGCT TGTTCCGCGCTCAACTGGGAGAGAACGTGAGGAGCGCAAGTCGCCTCGTTCCCTTGGAGGCTTTTCAGATGGCCGCAACGTCGCTGCAATACCAGCTCGGCAATGCCGCTC CTCTGGTGGACGGGCGCTGCTCGCTTTTCTCCACGCCACTGCTGGAGTGGGACGCCGTGACCGTGTTCGTCGAATGCGTGTTGTCTCAGATGTTTCATAGCCTCGCGGAGGAG AAGTTGCCCGTGGACGGCGGCGTCGAGCTGCTGCAGGCCGTGCTGAGCTACAACTCCCAAGATCCTCTCATCATGTCCTGCGTGATCAGCAACATGTCGGCGCTCTTCCCCTTCGTCAAGCACAGACTCCAGTTCTTGCCTCGGGTCCTTTGCAAG ctgtttgaagttcttacatTTGAGGCTGTTCAAGAAAATCAGGAAGTCAAG GCACCACGCACCCGAGGTGTAAATAACGTGAGGAGGCACTCGTCCTGTGCCATCATCAAGATTTGCAGAGATTTTCCACAGTTGATTTTG TCTTATTTCGACATGTTTTACAACCACGTGAAGACGCTGTTCTCCAACGACGCCAGGCTTACCGTTCTGCAGAAGTACGCCCTGGTGGAGTCTCTGGTGTTGATCAGTAATGAGTTCAAGGATTTTGAGAAGCAAAAGGCTCTCTTAGATGAGCTGCTGGCCTCCATGATGGCTGACTGGACCTCAAACGCTACCAAGCT CGTGCTCTCCTCTCCCGCCATGTTCTTATCCTTCGTCGGAGCCGACCAGGCTGCCAGCGAGCAGCACCAAGAAGAGGACCCCGTCGGTACCAACAGGGGGAGG CTGGGCTTCTGCTTGAGTTGCATGTTGGCCGTGGTGAAGCGGTCGCGCTGTCCCGCCGACCCGGAAgccgccaaggccgcaggcttCCTCGTGGGACACTCGCCGTCAGGCTCTCCCATCTACAGAAACCCCTGCGCCCCCCAGTTTTTGGCTTTCCTGCCTAACCTTCTGGCTCTCATCAA AACTTTAAACAGTTTGTTCGCGCCGGAGAACAGAGCTCACCTGAGTGAGAACTTCACCAAAGTGTTCGACCTGACGGAAGGAGAGAAGAACGTGGTTCTCG GTCTGTCTCAAAGCGTTCTGGATTCGTACGACACGCCGGCGTTCAAAACCAACCTGGAGCGCATGCAGTTCTTTCTCACCCAGCTGTACGACAACTG TTTCCAAATCCTGGGAAACGCCGGCGTCTCACTGCAGCAGGAGTTCTTCGACGTCGACAGGCTGGCCGAAGAAATCTCCGCGTCGGTTTTCTTCTCCCTCGACCACGTGCCCGACTATAGACTTCGACCCATCATTC GCTTTTTTCTAAAACAAATGGTGGTGTCGTGTCCAGCCAAAtacaacgacagtctcctctgccCCCTGCTCGGCCCGCTCTTCAACTACGTTCTCCAG CGATTAAACGTGAAGTGGCAAGTCATTCTCCAGAGGGCTTCTGTCAA tggtgaggaggaagaggaggtggtCGTGAGTCAGGAGAGTCAGGTGACAGAGGAGATGTTGGAGGAGCAGCTGGTGCGTCTTCTCACCAGGGACATACTGGATTTCATCA CTGCGTGCTGCATTTCAAGGAAATATCCCGAAACTGCTGTCAAACAGGAGGAAATAGAAG AGGAGGACATGATGATGGATGCTCCGCAGGCATCATCTACTGCCGCGGTCACGAATGAGCTCACTGAGCTGGGGAAAAGCCTCATGAAGGATGAG AACATCTACATGACCCTGTTGTCCTTTTCCTTCACCTCGCTGTCATGGAGGGACGCCACGTACTGCCACCGCACCGCTTCCATCATCTGCTGGACCCTCCTGCGGCCG GTGGTCGGATGTAACCTTCTTCCTGAGGCGGTCTCTTGGTTCTTCGTCAGTGTCCTCAAAGGTCTCCAGATGCACGGGCAGCACGAGGTGTGCTACGCCAGCCTCTCTCTGCTGGCCATGCAACTCTACGAAAGCCTG CGTGGTCGTTACACAGATCTGAGGACGGTGATGACCCAGATCCCCAATATCAATATTGAGTCCCTGGACATGTACGATCGCGGGCTCCTGGAGCCCACTGCGCAGAAGCTCAGCGAGAAGAAGAGGAAAGAAAAGTTCAAGAAACTCATCGCTGGGACCGTTGGG AAAGCTCTGTGCCAGCAGTTCAGGAAAGAAGTCCACATCCGGAATCTTCCATCTCTCTATAAGAAGGCGAAGCCAGACAGGGATTTGCTGTGCAGCGACGAGACGACCGGGCTCACGGCGCTCTTCAGCCAAAGAGAATAA